Proteins encoded by one window of Blautia luti:
- a CDS encoding phospho-sugar mutase has product MYQEEYERWLAADLQDADLNPELSKIEGNDEEIKDRFAVALKFGTAGLRGVLGAGTNRMNIYVVRQATQGLANWVKTQGGNQTVAISYDSRLKSDVFAKTAAGVLAANDINVRIYDALMPVPALSFATRYYECNAGIMVTASHNPAKYNGYKAYGPDGCQMTDDAAAIVYDEIQKTDVLTGAKYMSFAEGVEEGKIRFVGDDCKQALYEAIESRQVRPGLCKTAGLKLVYSPLNGSGLVPVTQVLKDIGIKDITIVPEQEYPNGYFTTCSYPNPEIFAALELGLNLAKETGADLMLATDPDADRVGIAMKCPDGSYELVTGNEVGVLLLDYICAGRIEKGTMPKNPVAVKSIVSTPLADAVAEHYGVELRSVLTGFKWIGDQIAQLEAAGEVDRFIFGFEESYGYLAGPYVRDKDAVIGSMLICEMAAYYRSIGSSLKQRLEEIYAQYGRYLNKVDSFEFPGLSGMDKMSALMQGLRDKPLTEIAGHQIVKVTDYKKPEETGLPAANVLIYKLDNGETVVVRPSGTEPKIKIYYTTLGKNLEEAEAEKEKLAEALKPIMG; this is encoded by the coding sequence ATGTATCAAGAAGAATACGAACGCTGGTTAGCAGCAGATCTGCAGGACGCAGACCTCAATCCGGAATTATCCAAGATCGAAGGAAACGATGAAGAAATTAAAGATCGTTTCGCAGTAGCACTGAAGTTCGGAACAGCAGGACTTCGTGGAGTACTTGGTGCCGGAACAAACCGTATGAATATTTATGTAGTACGTCAGGCAACACAGGGACTGGCAAACTGGGTGAAAACACAGGGCGGAAACCAGACAGTAGCCATCAGCTATGACAGCCGTCTTAAGAGTGACGTATTTGCCAAAACTGCAGCAGGTGTACTGGCAGCAAATGATATCAATGTCAGAATTTACGATGCACTGATGCCTGTACCGGCACTTTCTTTTGCAACACGTTACTATGAATGCAATGCAGGTATCATGGTAACAGCATCTCACAATCCGGCTAAGTATAACGGATACAAAGCATATGGTCCTGACGGATGCCAGATGACAGACGATGCAGCAGCAATCGTATATGATGAAATTCAGAAAACAGATGTGCTCACAGGTGCGAAATATATGTCTTTCGCAGAAGGTGTAGAAGAGGGAAAAATCCGCTTCGTAGGTGATGACTGCAAACAGGCACTTTATGAAGCAATCGAATCCCGCCAGGTTCGTCCAGGCTTATGCAAAACAGCTGGACTGAAACTGGTTTACAGCCCATTAAACGGCTCCGGACTTGTACCTGTAACTCAGGTATTAAAAGACATCGGAATCAAAGATATTACAATCGTTCCGGAACAGGAATATCCGAACGGATACTTCACAACCTGCAGCTATCCGAACCCGGAAATCTTTGCAGCTCTTGAATTAGGATTAAATCTTGCAAAAGAAACAGGTGCAGACTTAATGCTTGCAACTGACCCGGATGCAGATCGTGTTGGTATCGCAATGAAATGCCCGGATGGTTCCTATGAACTGGTAACAGGTAATGAAGTAGGAGTTCTTCTCCTTGACTACATATGTGCAGGCCGTATCGAAAAAGGCACAATGCCAAAGAACCCGGTAGCAGTTAAATCTATCGTTTCCACACCACTTGCAGATGCAGTAGCAGAGCATTATGGCGTAGAACTCAGAAGCGTACTTACAGGATTCAAGTGGATCGGCGATCAGATCGCACAGCTTGAAGCAGCAGGTGAAGTAGACCGTTTCATCTTCGGATTCGAAGAGAGCTACGGATACCTTGCAGGCCCATATGTACGTGATAAAGATGCTGTTATCGGATCCATGCTGATCTGCGAAATGGCTGCATACTACAGAAGCATCGGAAGCTCTCTGAAACAGAGACTGGAAGAGATCTATGCACAGTACGGACGTTACCTCAACAAAGTAGACAGCTTCGAATTCCCGGGATTAAGCGGAATGGACAAGATGTCAGCTCTGATGCAGGGACTTCGTGACAAACCTCTCACAGAGATTGCAGGTCATCAGATCGTCAAAGTAACAGATTACAAGAAACCAGAAGAAACAGGACTTCCGGCAGCAAACGTACTGATCTACAAACTGGACAACGGTGAGACAGTAGTCGTTCGTCCATCTGGTACAGAACCTAAGATCAAAATCTATTACACAACTCTCGGCAAGAACCTCGAAGAGGCAGAAGCTGAGAAAGAGAAACTTGCAGAAGCTCTGAAACCAATTATGGGCTAA
- a CDS encoding NifB/NifX family molybdenum-iron cluster-binding protein codes for MKIAVTYENGKVFQHFGKTESFKIYEVEDNQIVSSEVISSNGSGHGALAGLLAEQGIDVLICGGIGGGAQAALADAGIELCAGAQGDTDQAVEAYLKGELVSSGVNCDHHGEGHSCGHHEEGHSCGDSCGGGCGSHSTITGRNVGKTCRTHYRGTFNDGTQFDSSYDRGEPLEFICGAGQMIKGFDAAVADMEVGQVVDIHLMPEEAYGMPDPNAIFTLEIAQLPGSEDLEVGQQVYLSNQYGQPFPVKVTAKEEKNITFDANHEMAGKELNFKIELVEVK; via the coding sequence ATGAAAATTGCAGTAACATACGAAAACGGAAAAGTTTTCCAGCATTTCGGAAAAACAGAATCTTTTAAAATATACGAAGTAGAGGATAACCAAATTGTTTCCAGTGAAGTGATCAGCTCTAATGGCTCCGGACATGGTGCGCTGGCGGGACTTCTGGCAGAGCAGGGAATTGATGTGCTGATCTGCGGTGGTATCGGCGGTGGAGCACAGGCGGCACTGGCTGATGCGGGGATTGAATTATGTGCAGGAGCACAGGGAGATACAGACCAGGCAGTAGAAGCTTATTTGAAGGGAGAACTGGTATCTTCCGGCGTGAACTGTGACCATCACGGAGAGGGACATTCCTGTGGACATCATGAAGAAGGACATTCCTGCGGTGACAGCTGTGGAGGCGGATGCGGTTCACACAGTACCATCACAGGACGTAACGTGGGCAAAACCTGCCGCACTCATTACAGAGGAACATTTAATGATGGCACTCAGTTCGATTCCTCTTATGACCGTGGAGAACCACTGGAATTTATCTGCGGTGCCGGACAGATGATCAAAGGATTCGATGCAGCAGTAGCTGACATGGAAGTTGGCCAGGTGGTTGACATTCACCTGATGCCGGAAGAAGCATATGGTATGCCGGATCCTAATGCAATTTTTACACTGGAGATCGCACAGCTTCCGGGATCTGAAGATCTGGAAGTAGGACAGCAGGTATATCTCTCCAATCAGTATGGACAGCCTTTCCCTGTAAAAGTCACAGCGAAAGAAGAAAAAAACATCACATTTGATGCTAATCATGAGATGGCAGGAAAAGAACTGAACTTCAAGATCGAACTGGTTGAAGTGAAATAA
- a CDS encoding glycoside hydrolase family 113: MKIQNQLGYIKGITFAPFHKRGSLSTQTARDSFDYMIEHTAADFVILAPVGLQDHAHSEEICYTSSATFSDEELINMIRYAKSKSIRVALKPTVNCKNGVWRAYISFFEKDVPCEPKWGNWFASYTEFQTHYAKIAEAEQCDLFIAGCEMVMTEHRSEEWRNVIAAIRNYYHGPVSYNTDKYQEENVTWWDCVDMISSSGYYPIDQWEQELDRIERTVQKFKKPFFFAEAGCMSRKGSSLVPNNWAIQGALRLEEQPDWYRAMFEACAKRSWVNGFAMWEWAPVLPSRSTAARDTSYEICNKPVQEVIKDYYGRDKRK; the protein is encoded by the coding sequence ATGAAAATTCAAAATCAACTTGGATATATTAAAGGAATTACATTTGCCCCATTTCACAAACGTGGTTCTCTTTCTACACAGACTGCACGTGATAGTTTTGATTATATGATAGAACACACGGCTGCTGATTTCGTAATCCTTGCTCCTGTAGGGCTACAGGACCACGCACACTCAGAAGAGATTTGTTACACTTCCAGTGCCACATTCTCAGATGAAGAATTAATCAATATGATACGTTATGCAAAAAGCAAGAGCATCCGTGTTGCCCTGAAACCTACCGTCAATTGTAAAAACGGTGTCTGGCGCGCTTACATCAGTTTCTTTGAAAAAGATGTTCCATGTGAACCGAAATGGGGCAACTGGTTTGCCTCTTACACAGAATTCCAGACACACTATGCCAAAATTGCAGAAGCCGAACAATGTGATCTTTTTATTGCAGGATGTGAGATGGTAATGACGGAACACCGCAGTGAAGAATGGAGAAACGTAATCGCTGCGATCCGAAACTATTACCACGGACCTGTTTCCTATAATACCGATAAATATCAGGAAGAAAATGTAACCTGGTGGGATTGTGTCGACATGATCTCCTCCAGCGGATATTATCCGATTGATCAGTGGGAACAGGAACTTGACCGTATTGAAAGGACCGTTCAGAAGTTCAAGAAACCATTTTTCTTCGCTGAAGCAGGATGCATGTCCAGAAAAGGTTCCTCACTGGTGCCTAACAACTGGGCAATTCAGGGAGCTTTACGTCTGGAGGAACAACCAGACTGGTATCGAGCTATGTTCGAGGCCTGCGCAAAACGCTCATGGGTCAATGGTTTTGCCATGTGGGAATGGGCACCGGTTCTTCCTTCCAGAAGTACTGCGGCAAGAGATACCAGCTACGAAATCTGCAACAAACCGGTACAGGAGGTTATTAAAGACTACTATGGGAGAGACAAAAGAAAATAA
- a CDS encoding AraC family transcriptional regulator — translation MKPYFECSDKLNKPYEAFLFDAQTSEMFPILPHWHYFVEILYMMEGKAYVEAGEENYVLEPGDLIVFYPQMAHAIYSTGQLPIRYYVLKFDPAHLNISGSALPSISSLIAMAAVEQKLSVYFSKEKFNQEKMKQLIQGSVKTLEEKQFGYDIIMHSNYCLLMAEILRVWKQEGFQIKKRKKETVLSEKFTEVSEYISQHYQEDLSVAELAEKFHMSYSHFAAIFKEYYGQTCKEMILTVRLQKAEDLLQFTDFDLTYISQETGFCDCSHFIKAFKQKYGVTPRKYRMKEKSFDFVSRK, via the coding sequence GTGAAACCTTATTTTGAATGTTCAGACAAATTAAACAAACCATATGAAGCCTTTTTATTTGATGCACAGACATCTGAGATGTTTCCAATTCTTCCACATTGGCATTATTTTGTGGAGATTCTTTACATGATGGAGGGAAAGGCGTATGTAGAGGCAGGAGAAGAGAATTATGTATTGGAACCGGGAGATCTGATCGTATTTTATCCGCAGATGGCTCATGCAATTTATTCAACAGGACAGCTTCCAATCCGTTACTATGTCCTGAAATTCGATCCGGCACATCTGAATATATCCGGTTCGGCACTTCCATCGATTTCGAGTCTGATCGCCATGGCAGCAGTGGAGCAGAAGCTATCGGTTTATTTTTCGAAAGAGAAATTTAATCAGGAAAAAATGAAGCAGCTGATTCAGGGATCAGTGAAGACGTTAGAAGAAAAGCAATTTGGTTATGACATTATTATGCATTCGAATTATTGTCTTCTTATGGCAGAAATTCTTCGTGTCTGGAAGCAGGAAGGCTTTCAGATAAAAAAAAGGAAAAAGGAAACTGTATTAAGTGAAAAATTTACAGAGGTATCTGAGTACATTTCACAGCACTACCAGGAAGATCTCTCGGTGGCGGAGCTGGCAGAAAAATTTCATATGAGTTATTCGCATTTTGCCGCAATATTCAAGGAGTACTATGGGCAGACCTGCAAGGAGATGATTCTCACGGTAAGACTGCAAAAAGCGGAGGACTTATTGCAATTCACAGATTTTGACCTAACTTATATCAGCCAGGAGACAGGATTTTGTGACTGCAGCCATTTTATCAAGGCGTTTAAACAGAAGTATGGAGTGACACCGAGGAAGTATAGGATGAAGGAGAAAAGTTTTGATTTTGTATCACGGAAGTAA
- a CDS encoding DUF1292 domain-containing protein, giving the protein MEEYEVISIPVSDGTERDFAIMDTFEFEGQGYLAVSLIEGDEIQEGVYIYRYHNAEDGDVVVEQITLPSEYKKVTKFYEQM; this is encoded by the coding sequence ATGGAAGAATATGAAGTAATCAGTATCCCGGTATCTGACGGTACAGAACGAGATTTCGCGATCATGGATACGTTTGAATTCGAGGGACAGGGATACCTGGCAGTTTCTCTGATCGAGGGAGATGAGATTCAGGAAGGTGTATACATCTACCGTTATCATAATGCGGAAGATGGAGATGTTGTGGTAGAGCAGATTACTTTACCGTCAGAATACAAAAAGGTTACGAAATTTTACGAGCAGATGTAA
- a CDS encoding U32 family peptidase yields the protein MKITAGLGSIDEYIRFAEAGADEFFSGYVPYSWAEKYGTVMPLNRREVFCYNVQLGAYSELEILSTMIKKYGKPVHLTFNSLYYIPQQYPEIVEIIQRCMKLGFHSYIIADPALILYLRNQGIDCDIHLSGENGEVNSRMIDVLQCQKLKRIIFHRKNTFEDMQAVIHAEQLAGGERAQTEFEAFVLNEMCQFSGAFCNSLHCDEMGYLCRVPYHLEKIAKKDRLCMYASDYSSGDFDKINECKSGDGERHSRQISEVSDEESVEVEDETWLNRYDDTGYLCGETGCGLCALYQLQKAGITHLKLVGRGNYVDFMEQDIRNLRRALDILDKSLANLQQDQDNEKIFQQQMKQTIFPNGCSENCYYR from the coding sequence ATGAAAATCACAGCAGGCTTAGGATCAATAGATGAATACATCAGATTCGCAGAAGCTGGTGCAGACGAATTTTTCAGCGGTTATGTACCATATTCCTGGGCGGAGAAATACGGCACAGTGATGCCGTTAAATCGACGGGAAGTATTCTGCTACAATGTACAGCTTGGCGCCTACAGTGAACTGGAAATACTTTCCACAATGATAAAGAAATATGGAAAACCTGTCCATCTGACATTTAATTCTCTCTATTACATTCCACAGCAGTATCCGGAGATAGTGGAAATCATTCAACGCTGCATGAAACTGGGCTTCCACAGCTATATCATAGCAGATCCGGCGCTGATCTTATATCTGCGAAATCAGGGAATTGACTGCGATATCCACCTAAGTGGAGAAAACGGAGAAGTAAACAGCCGTATGATTGATGTTTTGCAGTGCCAGAAACTCAAACGTATTATATTCCACCGGAAGAATACTTTCGAAGATATGCAGGCAGTTATCCATGCAGAACAACTGGCAGGCGGTGAACGAGCGCAGACAGAATTTGAAGCATTTGTCCTCAACGAAATGTGCCAGTTTAGCGGTGCATTTTGCAATTCTCTTCATTGTGATGAAATGGGATATCTTTGCAGAGTACCATATCATCTGGAAAAGATAGCAAAAAAAGACAGACTGTGTATGTACGCCAGTGATTACAGTAGTGGCGACTTTGATAAGATAAATGAGTGTAAATCAGGTGATGGCGAGAGGCATAGCAGGCAGATTTCAGAAGTTTCAGACGAGGAGTCTGTAGAAGTGGAAGATGAAACCTGGCTTAATAGATACGACGACACAGGCTATCTATGCGGTGAAACCGGGTGTGGCCTATGTGCTCTTTACCAGTTGCAGAAAGCCGGCATCACCCATCTGAAGCTGGTAGGCAGAGGCAATTACGTAGATTTTATGGAACAAGACATCCGCAATCTCCGCCGGGCACTGGACATTCTGGACAAGAGCCTTGCGAATCTCCAGCAGGATCAGGATAATGAGAAAATATTTCAGCAGCAAATGAAGCAGACGATTTTTCCAAATGGATGCAGTGAAAATTGCTACTACAGATAA
- the lysS gene encoding lysine--tRNA ligase yields the protein MAQQKQEQDLNQLLKVRRDKLADLQANGKDPFQITKFNQTHHSMEVKNLYEAHEAELLKDRAEVDVTGLDEEQAKEAVKKDYEERREIMDASPIHVAIAGRMMFKRVMGKASFCNIQDLQGNIQVYVARDAIGADSYADFKKSDIGDIFGLEGFAFRTRTGEISIHAESMTLLSKSLQILPEKFHGLTDTDTRYRQRYVDLIMNQDSKNVFIKRSQILKEIRNFLADRDFMEVETPMLVANAGGAAARPFETHYNALNEDVKLRISLELYLKRLIVGGLERVYEIGRVFRNEGVDTRHNPEFTLMELYQAYTDYEGMMELTESMFRYLAEKVCGSAKISYNGIEIDLSKPFERLTMNDAIKKYAGIDFDEVADDEAAKKLAAEHHIEYEERHKKGDIINLFFEEYCEKELIQPTFIMDHPIEISPLTKKKPSDPNKVERFELFINTWEMCNAYSELNDPIDQRERFKAQDALADAGDEEANHTDEDFLNALEIGMPPTGGIGYGIDRLVMLLTDSQAIRDVLLFPTMKSQGAAKNEANNAAQETKPVEKIDFSKVKVEPLFEEMVDFDTFSKSDFRAVKVKACEAVKKSKKLLQFTLDDGTGIDRTILSGIHAYYEPEELVGKTLIAITNLPPRAMMGIDSCGMLLSAIHEEEGEEKLHLLMVDDHIPAGAKLY from the coding sequence TCTTCAGGCTAATGGAAAAGATCCATTTCAGATCACAAAGTTTAACCAGACTCATCACTCAATGGAAGTGAAGAATCTTTATGAAGCACATGAGGCAGAACTTCTCAAAGACCGTGCAGAAGTAGATGTAACAGGTCTTGATGAAGAACAGGCAAAGGAAGCTGTTAAGAAAGATTACGAAGAGAGAAGAGAAATTATGGACGCAAGCCCGATCCACGTAGCGATCGCAGGCCGTATGATGTTCAAGAGAGTTATGGGTAAGGCTTCTTTCTGCAACATCCAGGATTTACAGGGAAATATTCAGGTATATGTAGCAAGAGACGCGATCGGAGCAGACTCTTATGCAGATTTCAAGAAATCCGATATCGGTGATATCTTCGGACTGGAAGGTTTTGCATTCAGAACAAGAACAGGTGAAATCTCTATCCATGCAGAAAGCATGACTCTTCTTTCCAAGAGCTTACAGATTCTTCCTGAGAAATTCCACGGACTGACAGATACAGATACACGTTATCGTCAGAGATATGTAGACCTTATCATGAATCAGGACAGCAAGAACGTATTTATCAAACGTTCCCAGATTCTGAAAGAAATCCGTAACTTCCTTGCAGACCGTGACTTCATGGAAGTGGAAACTCCGATGCTGGTTGCAAATGCAGGCGGTGCTGCAGCAAGACCGTTTGAAACTCATTATAATGCACTGAACGAAGATGTTAAGCTTCGTATTTCTCTTGAACTTTATCTGAAGAGACTGATCGTTGGTGGTCTTGAGAGAGTTTATGAAATCGGACGTGTATTCCGTAATGAAGGTGTAGATACCCGTCATAATCCGGAGTTTACTCTGATGGAGCTTTATCAGGCATATACAGATTATGAAGGCATGATGGAACTGACTGAGTCTATGTTCCGTTATCTGGCAGAGAAGGTTTGTGGTTCTGCGAAGATTTCCTATAATGGTATCGAGATCGACCTCAGCAAACCTTTTGAACGTCTGACCATGAACGATGCGATCAAGAAATATGCAGGAATTGACTTTGATGAAGTTGCAGATGATGAAGCAGCTAAGAAGCTTGCAGCTGAACATCATATTGAATATGAAGAACGTCATAAGAAGGGTGATATCATTAACCTGTTCTTCGAGGAATACTGTGAGAAAGAACTGATCCAGCCAACCTTTATCATGGATCATCCGATTGAGATTTCTCCGCTGACAAAGAAGAAACCTTCTGACCCGAATAAGGTAGAGCGTTTCGAGCTTTTCATCAATACATGGGAAATGTGTAACGCATATTCCGAGCTTAATGACCCGATCGATCAGAGAGAGCGTTTCAAAGCACAGGATGCTCTTGCTGACGCAGGTGATGAGGAAGCGAACCACACAGATGAAGACTTCCTGAACGCACTGGAGATTGGTATGCCACCTACAGGTGGTATCGGATACGGAATTGACCGTCTTGTTATGCTGCTTACAGACAGCCAGGCAATCCGTGACGTACTGCTGTTCCCGACAATGAAGTCACAGGGGGCAGCAAAGAACGAAGCAAACAATGCTGCACAGGAAACAAAGCCAGTTGAGAAGATTGATTTTTCCAAAGTAAAAGTTGAGCCATTATTCGAAGAAATGGTTGATTTCGATACTTTCAGCAAGTCAGATTTCAGAGCTGTAAAGGTAAAAGCATGTGAAGCAGTTAAGAAATCCAAGAAGCTGTTACAGTTCACTCTGGACGATGGAACAGGCATAGATCGTACCATTTTAAGCGGTATTCACGCTTATTATGAGCCAGAAGAACTGGTTGGAAAAACACTGATCGCTATCACTAACCTGCCGCCAAGAGCTATGATGGGAATTGATTCCTGTGGAATGTTACTTAGCGCAATCCATGAGGAAGAGGGCGAAGAAAAACTTCATCTTCTGATGGTTGATGATCACATTCCAGCAGGTGCAAAGCTCTATTAA
- a CDS encoding DUF6783 domain-containing protein, whose translation MNNDYDKSCTRTCLKKYPTNCDAYLAESLFQTGSRGTGKMSRNTVPQKNRRNYTNENCSNIRKRKSFPAFRKNRIF comes from the coding sequence TTGAATAACGATTATGATAAAAGTTGTACTAGAACGTGTCTGAAAAAATATCCCACAAATTGTGACGCATATCTTGCAGAAAGCCTTTTTCAGACAGGATCCAGGGGGACAGGAAAAATGTCTAGAAACACCGTCCCCCAAAAAAACAGGAGGAATTATACAAATGAAAATTGCAGTAACATACGAAAACGGAAAAGTTTTCCAGCATTTCGGAAAAACAGAATCTTTTAA